GACACCGGCCTCACCGTCCTGGGGGTGCTGATCGCGCGAGCCTCTGGCCAGCCACTCGGGGACTTCCTCAGGGATCGCATCTTCGAGCCTCTGGGGATGAAGGACAGCGGCTTCAGTGTACCGGCCGGGAATCTGGACCGGCTGCCCACCTGCTACATGCGCGCTCCCGCGCCGGGGAAGTTCGAGGCCTTCGACGCCGCCGGTGGGGACAGCCAGTTCAGCCGCCCTCCGGGCTTCCCGTCCGCGTCTGGCGGCCTGGTCTCGACGGCGGACGACTATCTGGCCTTCGCGAGGATGATGCTGAACAAGGGGGCGCACGGGGGCAGGCGCCTCCTCTCCGAGCGCTCCGTCGAGCTCATGACCACCGACCACATCACTCCCCAACAGAAGGCCGTGTCGCCCTTCGGTCCCGGTTTCTGGGACAAGCGCGGTTGGGGATACGCACTCTCCATCGTCCATGAGCATGAGGCGGGAGAGCCTCGGGGTTTCGGCTGGGACGGCGGGTACGGAACGTCCTGCTATTGGGATCCGAAGACCGGCCTGATCGGCATCCTGCTGACCCAGCGTTTGATGGACTCGCCAGATGCTCCACCCGCTTACGTGGACTTCTGGCGCTCGGCATACGAGGCGATCCAGACCTGACCCGCCCACCGGGCGCATGGCATCAGGCGAGTGGTGGGACCTGTCCCAGGGCGGCCAGGAAGGCTCCATGGCCTCGGACTTCGAGGGCTCCCTGCTGAACACATGTCCTGCAATTGGCGCCTCCCTGCGACTCCCGGCTTTGAAGGAGCCTTTCGTTCACAGGTAGGAACTGCCGCGTCGCGTCAATCTTTTTTCGCGTTCTCAAAGGCTGGATATTGGTATAAGGCCTTGTTTACGGGCTTTACTTTTTCTTCTCGTGTTCGCCCGGAGTGCGGAAAGGATCAAGGGCATGAAACGAAGCGGGAGTTCGTCCTGGAGGCGGTTCGTTGTTGAAAGCGCTTTCTGCGTCGTGGGCGTCATCGCGGGAGTGGGTTGCGCGGTGGCGACCAGCGAGGACGCCGTGGAGTCGGCGGAGTCCGCCGGGTACGAGGCGTCACTGGAGTCCTACGGCTCCAAGACGCTCACCATCGGGGGACAGACGTTTGGATTGACGTGGGAGGATGACTTTGGCGGTGACCTGAACAAGGGCCAGCCCAAGTCCTATCTCAACACCCAGTACTGGACGAAGGAGAACCTGGGCGTCAACTTCGAGCAGCAGGCCTATACGAACCGGGAGTGTCCCAACAATCCCAACAACTGGAACTACTGTGTCGAGAACGGCAAGCTGACGCTGCTGGCGAGACAGGAGCCGTTGGACTGTGTGGTCTGGCAGCAGTGCACCACCTCCAGCCAATGCGGCACCAACGGCACGTGCGCGGCCACGGGCTACTGCGTGTATGACCAGAACCGCAACGGTGTCTTCGATCACGAGGAGTGCGCGCCGTTCAATGGCACGGCGAACGCGCCGGTGAACGGGACGAAGTACACCTCGGGCCGCATCAAGAGCGACGAGAAGGTCGAGTACCGTTACGGCTACATCGAGTTCCGCGCGCGCATGCCCTTCGCGGATCTGCCCGCCGGGGCCACGCCGCCCAATGGCATGTGGCCCGCCATCTGGATGCTCGGCGCCAACGGAGCCATCACCAACGGTGGCCGCGATGACAGCGCCGGCTGGCCCATGAATGGCGAGATCGACATCATGGAGTACACGCAGATCAAGGAGAACAAGGCCCTTTATCCGTCCAACGAGGCCATGGGCTACAACGTGCTGTGGCGCGAGTTCCCCGAGGCGGGCGAGCTGGCGGCCAACCCCGGTGGATGGGAGCCCAACGCGTGCAGCTCCTGGCCCAACAACGGTGACGCGAAGTGTGACGGGGACGTGGGCGGTGCGCGGGCCACCTGGGGCGGCAAGACGATTGACTACCACCAGTGGCACACGTGGGGCTTTCTCTGGGATGAAAGCGGTTTCAAGATCTACATCGACAACATGCCGCAGAACGGCGGCCAGCCCGTGGGCGTCTTCTCCACGGGTGACGGCGCGACCGAGTTCCGTCAGCCGATGTACCTCATCCTCAACAACGCGGTGGGCGGCGAGCTGGGCTGCCTGGGGTGGAAGGACCGCGCCTGCACCTCCAGCGCGCAGTGCGCCAATGGCGCGGCGTGCGTGAGCGGCAAGTGCCAGGAGACGGCGGGCTCGTGCGTCAACATCGACTGGGCGGCCCATGGTGACAAGGCCAAGCTCGAGGTGGACTACATCCGCTGGTACCACCGCAACTCGGGCTATGCGCAGGCGCCCCGGGCCGCGTGCCAGGACATCGACAACAACGGCGTGCCCGACAACCTCATCCGCAACTGCGGCTTCAACGAGGACTTCACCTACCACCGCAGCGACCTGTTCTTCGACGGTGGCGCGGGCCTCACCGAGGTCATCAACGAGGGCGGTACGCGCGGCTTCGTGCAGTGGGTGCGCGTGGACAACGGCGGCTGGGCGAACCACAGCGTGCAGGTGCGTCAGGAGGGCTTCCAGCTTCAGGCCGGTACCTCGTACAAGTGGAAGGTGGACCTGAAGTCGAACGCGGCGCGCACGGTGCCCATCAAGATCGTCCAGGCGCACGATCCGTGGACGGCCATCGCCTCCTTCAACTGCAACGTGGGCACCTCGTGGACCACGTGCACCGGGCCCAACTTCACCGCGTCCGCCACGGACACCTACAAGTTCGAGATCTCCCTGGGCGGCTCCGCCTACACCGGCGCGCAGCTCTACCTGGATGACATGTACATCGGCACCACGGCCAACGCCTGCCAGCCGGACTGCACGGGCAAGCTGTGTGGCAGTGACGGCTGCGGTGGCACCTGCGGCGCGTGCCGCACCGGAACGACCTGCGGCAGCTGGGGCCAGTGCGTGGCGTCCGGCGGCACCTGCACGCCCTCGTGCTCGGGCAAGGTGTGCGGCAGCGATGGCTGCGGTGGCACCTGCGGCACCTGCGCCACGGGGACCACGTGCAACAGCTCGGGCCAGTGCGTCAGCTCCTGCGTACCCTCGTGCTCGGGCAAGGTGTGCGGTAGCAATGGCTGCGGCGGCACCTGCGGCACCTGCGCCACGGGCTCGACGTGCAACAGCTCGGGCCAGTGCGTCGGCACGGTCACGCCCCGGCGTCTGGAGGCGGAGAGCGCCACGCTGACGGGCTGCTTCGCCGAGGCCGGCGGTGACAGCGGTGGCAAGGTCGTCGCCTTCGAGGGCAATGACACCATCTGCTGGAGCAACGTGAACATGTCGGGCATCACCTCCGCGACGGCTCACGTGGGCGCGCCGTACACCGGTGGCCAGGCACAGCTGAAGTTCAATGGTTCCGTCATCGGCTCGTTCACGCTGAGCACGTCGACTGGCGGTTGGAGCAGCCCGAGCCTGACGAACCTCACCACGTCGGTCTCCTCGAGTGGCACGGGCACGCTCTGCCTCGTGGGGGTGACGCACCCGAACGGCTGGGTGTTCTCGGTCGACTACCTCGACCTGAAGTAGTGGTCTCGAAGCGGTGATCAGAATCCCTTCCAGCGTGGTAGGCTGGAAGGGATTCTGCGTTGTCTGACCATTGTTGTCTGACATTCTCAAACTCCGATTCTCACCCCCCATGAACCCTCTCAATTCACTCCTCCACGGCGCGCGCAGCGCCTGGACACGGTGGGCGTCTGCCTGCGCGGGCCTCGTGCTCGTGGGTATGACGGCCGCCTGGCCCATCGCCGCGCACGCTCAAATCGCCAACCTCGCCCGAGGCAAGCCCGTCACGGTGTCTTCGTCGGATGGCGTGTTCACGGGCCCCTCCGCCGTCGACGGCGATCCCGGGACCCGCTGGAGCAGCGGCTTCAGCGACAACGAATGGATCTCCATCGACCTCGGGTCGACCGTGGCGATCAGCCGCGTGGTCCTCTACTGGGAGACCGCCTACGGCAAGAACTACAAGATCGAGACTTCCAACGACGGGACGAATTGGACGACCCTGAGCACCGTCACCAACGGTGACGGTGGCACCGATGACCTGACCGTGTCCGGCTCGGGCCGTTACATCCGGATGCTCGGACAGCTCCGGGCCATTGGCTACGGGTATTCGCTGTGGGAGTTCGAGGTGTACAGCGGGAGCTCGTCGACGAGCACGGACCTCGCCCGGGGCCGTTCCGCCACGGCCACGAGCATCGAGAACAACGATCCCAACCTCGGGCCTTCCTTCGCTTTCGATGGCAACCCCAACACGCGCTGGTCCTCCGCCGCGGGGGTGGACCCCCAGTCGATCCGTGTCGACCTGGGCTCGTCCCAGGCCCTGGGCAAGGTGGTGCTCGACTGGGAAGGCGCCTATGGCAAGGCGTACACCGTCGACGGCTCCAACGATGACGCCACCTGGACGACCCTGGCCACCATCACCGATGGCGCGGTGGGCCGCCGGGAGATCGCCGTGTCGGGCACGTACCGCTACGTGCGCATGCGCGGTACCGCGCGCGGCACGGGCTATGGCTACTCGCTCTGGTCGTTCGAGGTCTACAAGCCCGGTGACACCACGCCGCCTCCGACCCAGACGACCAACCAGACCGTCAAGCTGGTCTTCCCCGATCTGGCCTACGCGAAGGTGAGCATCTCGCCCACGCCGCTGGCCGTGTCTCCCATCCCGGAAGAGGGCCTCGCGACGCCTTCCGTGCGCAACCCGGCCAGGGTGGTCACCTACCTGGTGACCTTCCCGCCCAACACCACGGTGACGATGTCCAAGAACCAGTTCTCGCCCACCCAGCCCAACACCGACATCCGCCTGGTGCTCACGGACTCCTCGGGCAACACGCAGCGCGCGCAGTCCGTCACCGGGCTCGCGGTGCAGGACGCGGTGTGGCAGGTGGAGATCTACAGCACGGGCTCCACGGATCCCGGCGGCGGTGGTCCCATCATCCCCGACCCCTACGTGAAGGTGCCTCCTCCGGCGACGGCCGGTGCGTTCGCGGTGATCGCCCCCGCCAATGGCGCGATGATCACCAACACCCGCCGCCCCACGTTCCAGTGGGCCGCCGTCACCGGCGCCACCAACTACAAGCTCTTCGTCAACATCACCCGCAATGACTACGACTGGAATGCGCCCGGAGCCCTGATCAACCGCTTCTCCGAGGTGGGCTCCACCACGGGGACCTCGTTCACCCTCAACCAGGACCTGGTCGATCGCTGGACCTACAAGTGGTACGTCGTCGCCACGCTCGCGAGCGGAAGCACCAGCCGCTCGGACCTGCGCACCTTCAGCGTCTACCTCCCGGTGGTGGAGACCGTCGCGGATGGCGTGCCGCTCATCAACGGGATGCGCGACCTGAACAAGAACGGCACCATCGAGCCGTACGAGGACTGGCACAACCCCATCGCCACGCGCGTCAACGATCTGATGAGCCGGATGACGCGGCACCAGAAGGTGATGCAGCTGTTCTTCAATGCCAAGGAGTACCCCGACGCGGGCTTCACCATGGGGCCGCTGGCGCCGGAGGACATCGTCGCCTTCCAGAAGGCCTCCGCGGCCACGCCCCTGGGCATCCCCTACATCGACGCGGGTGACTCCATTCACGGCTTCAAGACGAGCTGGCCCACCCAGCCCGGTCTGGTCGCCACGCGTGACCCGCAGCTCGCCTACGAGATGGGCGACATCCAGCGGCGCGAGCAGCTGGCCGTGGGCAGCCGCGGCACCCTGTCGCCCCTGGCCGAGGTGGGCACGAAGATCCTCTACCCGCGCATCCAGGAGGGCAGTGGCGAGGACGCGGACGTGGCGGCCGCCTTCTCGCGCGCGCTCATCGCTGGTTTGCAGGGAGGCCCCGAGGTGAACCCCCACTCCATTTGGGTCACCACCAAGCACTGGCCGAGCCAGGGCGCCGGTGGCGAGGGCGGCATCACCTACGACGGCACCACCATCCACTACCACATGCGTCCGTGGCACGCGGCCCTCGAGGCTGGCACCAGCGGCATCATGCCCGGCTACGCCGGCAGCAAGCTGCTGGCTCCGGGCCAGTGGGGCGCGGGTGACAGCCCGGGCATCATCAACTACCTGCGCCAGAACATGGGTTACACCGGCGTCATCTGCACGGACTGGCTGCCGGCGGGCGATCCCTGGGTCCGCTCGCTCATGGCGGGCTCCGACGTGATGGGCGGTGCCGATCCCGGGCAGATGGGCGACTTCGAGAGCCGGGTCACCGATGCCCGTGTCGACGAGTCCGCCCGCCGCGTCCTCGAGCTGAAGTTCCGGCTCGGCTTGTTCGAGGACCCCTACCGCAAGGGGCTCGCGGGAACCTCCGAGTGGCACACGGCCGACAACAAGAAGGCGGCCCGTCTGGCCGCCCAGGAGTCGATGACCCTGCTCAAGAACGACGGCGCCCTGCCGCTGCGCATGGGCGCGGGCTCCTCGATCGTCGTCGCCGGTCCGCGCGCCGACGACCCGTCCTGCATGGTCACCTGGCGCTCGGACTTCCACAACACGGAGTTCGGGGCCCTGACCATCTACCAGGCCATCAAGCAGCGCGCCGAGGCGGCGGGCATCACGGTGTACAAGGACGCGGCGCCCGCGGGAGTCACCCCCAGCGCGGCCATCGTGGTGGTGGGCGAGAGCTACTTCACGCACGGCACCGCATGGGACAAGGAGAAGCCCTACATCCCCGGTGACCCGGCCGGTCCCCCTCACACCGCCTTCTCGAGGCCGGACGAGCCCCGAGATCACTACGGCATCATCACCAGCTTCAAGTCGAAGAACATCCCGACGACCACGGTGGTGGTCCTGCCGCGGCCCTACATCCTCACCAACGTGGCGCCGCAGAGCAACGCGCTGGTGGTCGTCTACCGGCCCGGAGACCTGGGTGGCCCGGCGCTGGCGGACGTGCTGTTCGGTGACGTGCTGCCCCGTGGCCGGCTGCCGTGGGATCTGCCGCGCTCGCTGGATCAGATCGGCACCGATGTGGAGACCGACCAGAAGGAGCGCTGGGACCTGCCGTTCGACCTGGGGGCCACCGAGGCCGAGCGCACCGCCATCCGCGACCGGATCGCCAAGGGTCTGCCCGTGCAGCCCATCTATGGCAATCCGTTCTACCGCTACGGCGATGGCATCCAGGGCTTCGGTCTGTCCGACTCCACGCCGCCCACCGCGTTCACCCTCCAGACGCCCGCGAACGGAACCACCATCACCGGCACGCGGCCTCCGTTCTCGTGGACGGCGAGCAGCGATGCGCAGACGGGCATTCAGTACTACGAACTCTTCATCGACGGTCAGGCCGTGCTGGGGGGCAGGACGAAGGCCACCTCCCTCGCGCTCGAGGGACTCAAGCTCTCCAACGGCCAGCACACCTGGTACGTGAAGGCCACCAACTGGGCCAACGGGGTCACCACCTCTGCCACGTCCACGTTCACCCTCAGCGACACCACGCCGCCCGCGGCCTTCTCCGCGCTCCTTCCGGCGGCGGGCTCGACGGTTCCCGGGACCTCGACGCAGTTCATCTGGGAGCGGACGAACGACGTGGGGGCGGGCGTCGCCCAGTACATCCTCACCGTGGACGGCACGGACCGTACTCCCGCCATCACGGCCGGTGCCTACACGGCCCCAACCGTCAACCTGGCGCGCGGCCGCAATGTGTCCGCCACGTCCAATGAGTTCGGCAGCGCCAACGACGCGGTGGATGGCAACACCACCACGCGCTGGTCCAGCCGCGCGGACACCGCCAGCCCGGATACCGAGTCGATCACCGTCGATCTCGGCGCCGTCTATTCGATCAAGCGCGTGGTGCTCAATTGGGAGGCCGCATACGGCAGCCAGTACGTGGTGGAGGCCTCGCTCGATGGCACCACCTGGAAGCCGCTCTACACGGAGAGCGCCGGCAACGGCGGCATCGACGACCTCTCCAACCTGAGTGGGGTGGGCCAGTTCGTGCGGATGCGCGGCGTGAAGCGTTTCACGCAGTATGGCTACTCGCTGTGGGAGTTCGAGGTGTACGGTCTGGCCACGCATCAGACCTCGCTGACCGGGCTGGCGGCCGGAAGCCACACCTGGCGCGTGCGCGCCGTGGATGGTGCGAACAACAGCACGCAGTCCAACGGCCCCATCTCGTTCACGAAATAGCCCTGGCGGGTACTGACTCCCGAGCAGGGTGAAGACAGGGGGCGGCCTCGTGAGGGGCCGCCCCTTTTTCGTGGCCCGGAAGCGCGTGCCCGTCCTTGACGGAACGCATCAACGGATGGGGTTCGCCATGGTAGGCTTCCCTCGTCGTTCTCACCCATGACAGGAGCGCGTGAATGTCCAAGAAGACCCTTCGCATCGTTGCCCTTCTCTCCGCGGTCGCTGGCGTTGGCGTGGCGGGGCTCGCCCTGGTGCCGGGCAAGGCCCAGTCCGCGGAGCTCCCCAGTGGCTGCTATCGGCACCCCATCACCGGCGCGCTGATCTGCCCCTATCCCCCGCCGTACTGAAGCGCTTCCGTTTCAACGCCGGGAGCCTCGCGCGGGTGGTTGTGCGCGGGGCTCCCGTGGTGTCACCGCCGCGCCTTTTCTCCTTCGATTCTTGAGACGGGGTCTGTCTCGTCGCCTCTATCTGTTGAGTGACGACGTCTGGAGGAATCGATGAAGAACAGGCCTGGAATTTTCCTGCTCACCGCCTCGCTGGCATTGGCGCAGGCGTGCGGCGCGAACGAGCAGCAGGTATCCGCCGTCCCCGCCGCCGAGGTGGATCTGAAGGGGGCGGAGACCTCCGCACGCGAGGATGCGTCGTTCGACGAGCTCTTCAGGGTCGCGGGCAGCGAGTTCAACGTGCCGCCCGCGCTTCTCAAGTCCATCTCGTTCGTGCAGACGCGCTACCAGATGGTGGAGGGTGCCGAGGAGTTCGAGGGACGTCCGGCCGTCCATGGAATGATGGGGCTCTCGGGGGCGCTGCTCGAGGAGGGCGCGAAGCTGGCCGGCGTCACGGTGGAGCAGGCCAGGAGGGACGCGCGCTCCAACATCCGGGCGGCGGCGGCGCTGCTGTCGCACCGCGCGGATGCGCTCCGGCTCGACCGGACGCGGGCGAGCCAGTGGGCGCCGGCGGTGGCCGAGGTGTCCGGCATCCAGGATGAGGAGGGCCGTCGCAGCTTCGTCCAGGACGAAGTCTTCCGGGTGGCCCGCCTGGGGCTGGGGACGCTGTCGAAGGAGTGGGCCGCGAGCGGGCAGGGACTGACCGCGGAGGAGGGGAGGGTGGAGCAGTCGCTCGCCGTCGCTCCGGACTACGCGGGAGCCGTGTGGAGGCCGTCGCCCAACTACAACGCCCGTCCCCTGGCTCCGCGCATGGTGATCATCCACACCTGTGAGAGCGGCTACTCGGGGTGCTGGAGCTGGCTGACCAACAGCAGCTCGCAGGTGAGCGCACACTACGTGGTGCGGGAGGATGGTGGGGAGATCAGCCAGCTGGTGCGGGATGCGAGCCGGGCCTGGCACATCGGCGCCACCTACCAGTGCAGCAACAACAGCAACATGGAGTGCGGGCTGAACGGGCGGAGCTCCAATGACTTCACCATCGGCATCGAGCACGGAGGGTATGCGTCGCAGACGACCTGGCCGGTGGCGCAGATCGACGCCTCGGCCCGGCTGCTGTGCGACATGACGCGTGACAACAGGATTCCCCTGGATCGCTACCACGTGGTGGGGCACGGCCAACTGCAGCCGTACAACCGCACGGATCCCGGAGCCAACTGGCCCTGGACGGACTACCTCAACCGGGCCAAGGCTCACTGCGGCACCGGGTGCGTGGTGGGTGGGGCGATCCTGACGCGTTACAACCAGTTGGGCGGAGCCGGGGGCATCCTCGGGGGGTGCAGGACCAACGAGCTGACGACGCCGGACGGGATCGGCCGCTACAACCACTTCCAGAATGGCAGCATCTACTGGACCCCGGACACGGGCGCCTGGGAGATCCACGGCCTCATTCGTGCCAAGTGGGAGTCCATGGGCTGGGAGACGAGCGTGCTGGGCTACCCGATCACGGGTGAGATGGCCACGCCCGACACCATCGGCCGCTACAACCACTTCCGCAAGGGCACGCAGCTGGGCAGCATCTATTGGACCCCGGACACGGGCGCCCATGCGATTCACGGCCTCATCCGCGCCAGGTGGGAGGCGTTGGACTGGGAGAAGGGTGTGCTGGGCTACCCCATCACCGATGAGATGGTGACGCCGGATGGAGTGGGCCGCTACAACCACTTCCGCAAGGGCAACATCGAGGGCAGCATCTACTGGACGCCGACCACGGGCGCTTGGGAAGTGCACGGCCTCATCCGCGACAAGTGGGCCTCGCTGGGCTGGGAGAGGAGCGCGCTGGGCTACCCGGTGTCCGACGAGTATGCCGTCACCGGTGGCCGCGAGAGCGAGTTCCAGAAGGGCTACATCACGTACAACGCCTCCACGGGTGCTCTGACGGTGCGGATGAAGTAGCGGTCCCGGTCGTGCGCCTCCGGCCGGTCTCGATGGCCGGGGGCTGGTGCGTTCCGTCATGTTCCAGACGAGGGGCCCGGCCCGCTGGACGGGAAGACAAGCAGGGAGGGCAGGAGCAGCTTGCCTGCCCATGACCCCTTCCCCTGAAGCCATTCGTTCGCGGCTCCTCGCGGATCCCAATACCCCGAAGCTGGCCGAGCAGTTGGGTGTTCCCCTCGAGAAGTACGTGCAGCAGGTGGTGCACTTCGTCCAGAACCCGCAGGAGGAGCCGCAGCTCCTGGTCGTGGAGGACGAGGATCTGCGTGCCATGGGCCACGAGCCCCCGGAAATCGAGTCCCTGGACCACCTCCTGGACGAGGCGGTGGCCGTGGCGGATCTCATGGAGAGGACGGACTTCACTCCGGCGAAGAAGCCGCTCGTCTCGCTCA
The Archangium lipolyticum genome window above contains:
- a CDS encoding serine hydrolase domain-containing protein, which translates into the protein MQRREDTCSGFSKEGLDRMHAAMAAYVERGELPGVVTLLSRGSEVHADAIGLQSFGGAAPMRRDTLFRIASLTKPISGVAAMLLVEDGKLSLDEPVDRLLPELANRRVLRSLGGPVDDTVPARRPILVSDLLTLRMGMGAIMTPGEYPIVQAMAERGVAVGPWLPKAPSPDAWLRALGSLPLMHQPGEAWMYDTGLTVLGVLIARASGQPLGDFLRDRIFEPLGMKDSGFSVPAGNLDRLPTCYMRAPAPGKFEAFDAAGGDSQFSRPPGFPSASGGLVSTADDYLAFARMMLNKGAHGGRRLLSERSVELMTTDHITPQQKAVSPFGPGFWDKRGWGYALSIVHEHEAGEPRGFGWDGGYGTSCYWDPKTGLIGILLTQRLMDSPDAPPAYVDFWRSAYEAIQT
- a CDS encoding carbohydrate binding domain-containing protein; translated protein: MGVIAGVGCAVATSEDAVESAESAGYEASLESYGSKTLTIGGQTFGLTWEDDFGGDLNKGQPKSYLNTQYWTKENLGVNFEQQAYTNRECPNNPNNWNYCVENGKLTLLARQEPLDCVVWQQCTTSSQCGTNGTCAATGYCVYDQNRNGVFDHEECAPFNGTANAPVNGTKYTSGRIKSDEKVEYRYGYIEFRARMPFADLPAGATPPNGMWPAIWMLGANGAITNGGRDDSAGWPMNGEIDIMEYTQIKENKALYPSNEAMGYNVLWREFPEAGELAANPGGWEPNACSSWPNNGDAKCDGDVGGARATWGGKTIDYHQWHTWGFLWDESGFKIYIDNMPQNGGQPVGVFSTGDGATEFRQPMYLILNNAVGGELGCLGWKDRACTSSAQCANGAACVSGKCQETAGSCVNIDWAAHGDKAKLEVDYIRWYHRNSGYAQAPRAACQDIDNNGVPDNLIRNCGFNEDFTYHRSDLFFDGGAGLTEVINEGGTRGFVQWVRVDNGGWANHSVQVRQEGFQLQAGTSYKWKVDLKSNAARTVPIKIVQAHDPWTAIASFNCNVGTSWTTCTGPNFTASATDTYKFEISLGGSAYTGAQLYLDDMYIGTTANACQPDCTGKLCGSDGCGGTCGACRTGTTCGSWGQCVASGGTCTPSCSGKVCGSDGCGGTCGTCATGTTCNSSGQCVSSCVPSCSGKVCGSNGCGGTCGTCATGSTCNSSGQCVGTVTPRRLEAESATLTGCFAEAGGDSGGKVVAFEGNDTICWSNVNMSGITSATAHVGAPYTGGQAQLKFNGSVIGSFTLSTSTGGWSSPSLTNLTTSVSSSGTGTLCLVGVTHPNGWVFSVDYLDLK
- a CDS encoding discoidin domain-containing protein produces the protein MNPLNSLLHGARSAWTRWASACAGLVLVGMTAAWPIAAHAQIANLARGKPVTVSSSDGVFTGPSAVDGDPGTRWSSGFSDNEWISIDLGSTVAISRVVLYWETAYGKNYKIETSNDGTNWTTLSTVTNGDGGTDDLTVSGSGRYIRMLGQLRAIGYGYSLWEFEVYSGSSSTSTDLARGRSATATSIENNDPNLGPSFAFDGNPNTRWSSAAGVDPQSIRVDLGSSQALGKVVLDWEGAYGKAYTVDGSNDDATWTTLATITDGAVGRREIAVSGTYRYVRMRGTARGTGYGYSLWSFEVYKPGDTTPPPTQTTNQTVKLVFPDLAYAKVSISPTPLAVSPIPEEGLATPSVRNPARVVTYLVTFPPNTTVTMSKNQFSPTQPNTDIRLVLTDSSGNTQRAQSVTGLAVQDAVWQVEIYSTGSTDPGGGGPIIPDPYVKVPPPATAGAFAVIAPANGAMITNTRRPTFQWAAVTGATNYKLFVNITRNDYDWNAPGALINRFSEVGSTTGTSFTLNQDLVDRWTYKWYVVATLASGSTSRSDLRTFSVYLPVVETVADGVPLINGMRDLNKNGTIEPYEDWHNPIATRVNDLMSRMTRHQKVMQLFFNAKEYPDAGFTMGPLAPEDIVAFQKASAATPLGIPYIDAGDSIHGFKTSWPTQPGLVATRDPQLAYEMGDIQRREQLAVGSRGTLSPLAEVGTKILYPRIQEGSGEDADVAAAFSRALIAGLQGGPEVNPHSIWVTTKHWPSQGAGGEGGITYDGTTIHYHMRPWHAALEAGTSGIMPGYAGSKLLAPGQWGAGDSPGIINYLRQNMGYTGVICTDWLPAGDPWVRSLMAGSDVMGGADPGQMGDFESRVTDARVDESARRVLELKFRLGLFEDPYRKGLAGTSEWHTADNKKAARLAAQESMTLLKNDGALPLRMGAGSSIVVAGPRADDPSCMVTWRSDFHNTEFGALTIYQAIKQRAEAAGITVYKDAAPAGVTPSAAIVVVGESYFTHGTAWDKEKPYIPGDPAGPPHTAFSRPDEPRDHYGIITSFKSKNIPTTTVVVLPRPYILTNVAPQSNALVVVYRPGDLGGPALADVLFGDVLPRGRLPWDLPRSLDQIGTDVETDQKERWDLPFDLGATEAERTAIRDRIAKGLPVQPIYGNPFYRYGDGIQGFGLSDSTPPTAFTLQTPANGTTITGTRPPFSWTASSDAQTGIQYYELFIDGQAVLGGRTKATSLALEGLKLSNGQHTWYVKATNWANGVTTSATSTFTLSDTTPPAAFSALLPAAGSTVPGTSTQFIWERTNDVGAGVAQYILTVDGTDRTPAITAGAYTAPTVNLARGRNVSATSNEFGSANDAVDGNTTTRWSSRADTASPDTESITVDLGAVYSIKRVVLNWEAAYGSQYVVEASLDGTTWKPLYTESAGNGGIDDLSNLSGVGQFVRMRGVKRFTQYGYSLWEFEVYGLATHQTSLTGLAAGSHTWRVRAVDGANNSTQSNGPISFTK
- a CDS encoding N-acetylmuramoyl-L-alanine amidase produces the protein MKNRPGIFLLTASLALAQACGANEQQVSAVPAAEVDLKGAETSAREDASFDELFRVAGSEFNVPPALLKSISFVQTRYQMVEGAEEFEGRPAVHGMMGLSGALLEEGAKLAGVTVEQARRDARSNIRAAAALLSHRADALRLDRTRASQWAPAVAEVSGIQDEEGRRSFVQDEVFRVARLGLGTLSKEWAASGQGLTAEEGRVEQSLAVAPDYAGAVWRPSPNYNARPLAPRMVIIHTCESGYSGCWSWLTNSSSQVSAHYVVREDGGEISQLVRDASRAWHIGATYQCSNNSNMECGLNGRSSNDFTIGIEHGGYASQTTWPVAQIDASARLLCDMTRDNRIPLDRYHVVGHGQLQPYNRTDPGANWPWTDYLNRAKAHCGTGCVVGGAILTRYNQLGGAGGILGGCRTNELTTPDGIGRYNHFQNGSIYWTPDTGAWEIHGLIRAKWESMGWETSVLGYPITGEMATPDTIGRYNHFRKGTQLGSIYWTPDTGAHAIHGLIRARWEALDWEKGVLGYPITDEMVTPDGVGRYNHFRKGNIEGSIYWTPTTGAWEVHGLIRDKWASLGWERSALGYPVSDEYAVTGGRESEFQKGYITYNASTGALTVRMK